A window of Corvus cornix cornix isolate S_Up_H32 chromosome 4, ASM73873v5, whole genome shotgun sequence contains these coding sequences:
- the CISD2 gene encoding CDGSH iron-sulfur domain-containing protein 2: protein MVLETLARIVKVQLPAYLKRLPLPESVGGFIRLTVAEWLRLLPFLGVLALLGYLAVRPFLPKKKQQKDSLINLKIQKENPKVVNEINIEDLCLTKAYCRCWRSKTFPVCDGSHNKHNELTGDNVGPLILKKKEV, encoded by the exons ATGGTGCTGGAGACTCTGGCCCGCATCGTCAAGGTCCAGCTGCCCGCGTACCTCAAGCGCCTGCCCCTGCCCGAGAGCGTCGGCGGCTTCATCCGCCTCACAG TTGCAGAATGGCTGCGGTTACTGCCTTTCCTGGGCGTGCTGGCCTTGCTCGGTTACCTTGCTGTTCGTCCCTTCCTCCCcaagaagaaacagcagaaggatAGCTTGATTAACCTCAAGATCCAGAAGGAAAATCCAAAAGTAGTGAACGAGATAAACATTGAAGATCTGTGCCTCACTAAAGCTTACTGCAGGTGTTGGCGTTCAAAGACG ttcccTGTCTGTGACGGCTCCCACAACAAGCACAATGAATTAACAGGAGATAATGTAGGTCCACTAATACTCAAGAAGAAAGAAGTATAG